One Kitasatospora sp. NBC_01287 DNA window includes the following coding sequences:
- a CDS encoding inositol-3-phosphate synthase, which yields MGSVRVAIVGVGNCAASLVQGVEYYKDADPAGKVPGLMHVQFGDYHVSDVEFVAAFDVDAKKVGFDLADAIGNSENNTIKICEVPPTGITVQRGHTLDGLGKYYRETIEESDEAPVDVVQILKDRQVDVLVCYLPVGSENAAKFYAQCAIDAKVAFVNALPVFIAGTKEWADKFTEAGVPIVGDDIKSQVGATITHRVMAKLFEDRGVILERTMQLNVGGNMDFKNMLERERLESKKISKTQAVTSQIKDRDLGAKNVHIGPSDYVAWLDDRKWAYVRLEGRAFGDVPLNLEYKLEVWDSPNSAGVIIDAVRAAKIALDRGIGGPILSASSYFMKSPPVQYFDDEARDNVEKFIRGEVER from the coding sequence ATGGGTTCGGTTCGCGTAGCCATCGTCGGCGTGGGTAACTGCGCCGCCTCGCTGGTGCAGGGTGTCGAGTACTACAAGGACGCCGACCCGGCCGGCAAGGTCCCCGGGCTGATGCACGTGCAGTTCGGCGACTACCACGTCAGCGATGTGGAGTTCGTCGCCGCGTTCGACGTCGACGCCAAGAAGGTCGGCTTCGACCTGGCCGACGCCATCGGCAACAGCGAGAACAACACCATCAAGATCTGCGAGGTGCCGCCGACCGGCATCACCGTGCAGCGCGGCCACACGCTGGACGGCCTCGGCAAGTACTACCGGGAGACCATCGAGGAGTCCGACGAGGCTCCGGTCGACGTGGTGCAGATCCTCAAGGACCGCCAGGTCGACGTCCTGGTCTGCTACCTGCCGGTGGGCTCCGAGAACGCCGCGAAGTTCTACGCCCAGTGCGCCATCGACGCCAAGGTCGCCTTCGTGAACGCCCTGCCGGTGTTCATCGCGGGGACCAAGGAGTGGGCCGACAAGTTCACCGAGGCCGGCGTGCCGATCGTCGGTGACGACATCAAGTCGCAGGTCGGCGCGACCATCACGCACCGCGTGATGGCCAAGCTCTTCGAGGACCGCGGTGTCATCCTCGAGCGCACCATGCAGCTGAACGTCGGCGGCAACATGGACTTCAAGAACATGCTCGAGCGCGAGCGCCTGGAGTCCAAGAAGATCTCGAAGACGCAGGCCGTCACCTCGCAGATCAAGGACCGCGACCTGGGCGCCAAGAACGTCCACATCGGCCCGTCCGACTACGTCGCGTGGCTGGACGACCGCAAGTGGGCCTACGTCCGCCTCGAAGGCCGCGCCTTCGGTGACGTTCCGCTGAACCTGGAGTACAAGCTCGAGGTCTGGGACTCCCCGAACTCGGCCGGTGTCATCATCGACGCGGTGCGCGCGGCGAAGATCGCCCTGGACCGCGGCATCGGTGGCCCGATCCTGTCGGCCTCCTCGTACTTCATGAAGTCGCCGCCGGTGCAGTACTTCGATGACGAGGCGCGGGACAACGTGGAGAAGTTCATCCGCGGTGAGGTCGAGCGCTGA
- a CDS encoding DUF6049 family protein: MGEPARHTKGPSDQRTTARRLTRALRSTALLTGALALLGTAIGPAAAAGGTPPSFATASPDSPAVVTISAVQQPGAAPGDPLTVTGTVTNTGNSTLKSPQLGLALGQGAQPLRLRGTIAGVVDRGDPGSSDGTVLKAPVTTLGDLPPGASAAFALPQVAQSDLKLPKEGVYELAVEVEAGNGDDSSAHPVGIGRTLLPYYPGGSTDDKPTQVATLWPLTHAPELVAQTMQDSDQTPIPVLRDDSLATELQPDGRLDKLVTLGSAIPSLTWVIDPDLLDAVYAMTKPYRVQLPGQGTKTAAKDTTSAGTGQAAATKWLEKLRQAVTKNGDEVVALPYGDPDLASIAHNGGNLAGLSTAIGKAQQAGQLTVEGRLSVDPQDDVAWPYQGYLDPQTAQVAQQLGGSRVIVNSASVTDPHNLNYSANAARPLPNGQTAVVADSTIADVLQSYNPSTPGADSAAEQRLLAETLAVTLQQPYTPRTLVVMPPRNLSAAAAQVLQQSLLTARTGQWINPVSLDTVTSTPADPNTDGTAIAPADSYPSAARRGELPTAALAQVDRTQQDMDQLLPILTIPTRVSGPFGAAMLRSVSTAWRGAEPTGGTYRNDVEGYLSDLQKAVGIPNKTKITLAGDSGVIQVSVHNDLQQAVTNLQLRLTSSQPHRVNVSKPQDIVLNAAQSASSKFFAQAQGNGPVQMTAQLYSTGPNPQPYGPEVKFTVEVSQVPSGVWWVVGAGAALVLLAGLRFYLQRRKRRGEQDEDPDAPLTDPDAPDGGANDGSEDGSDGLPGSSVDGIAGGLPGGGPGTTVNPYETDSWTTAPDTTAHP; encoded by the coding sequence GTGGGCGAGCCAGCACGGCACACCAAGGGTCCCAGCGACCAGCGCACCACCGCCCGACGGCTGACCCGGGCGCTGCGCTCCACCGCCCTGCTGACCGGCGCGCTGGCGCTGCTCGGCACCGCGATCGGGCCCGCGGCGGCCGCCGGGGGCACGCCGCCCTCGTTCGCCACCGCCTCGCCCGACTCCCCGGCCGTGGTCACCATCTCCGCCGTGCAGCAGCCCGGCGCGGCCCCCGGCGACCCGCTGACCGTCACCGGCACCGTCACCAACACCGGCAACAGCACCCTCAAGAGCCCGCAGCTGGGCCTGGCGCTGGGCCAGGGCGCACAGCCGCTGCGGCTGCGCGGCACGATCGCCGGCGTGGTCGACCGCGGCGACCCGGGCAGCAGCGACGGAACGGTGCTGAAGGCACCGGTGACCACGCTGGGCGACCTGCCCCCCGGGGCCAGCGCCGCGTTCGCCCTGCCGCAGGTGGCGCAGAGCGATCTGAAGCTGCCGAAGGAAGGCGTCTACGAACTGGCGGTGGAGGTCGAGGCCGGCAACGGCGACGATTCGAGCGCGCACCCGGTGGGCATCGGCCGCACCCTGCTGCCGTACTACCCGGGCGGCAGCACCGACGACAAGCCGACCCAGGTCGCCACCCTGTGGCCGCTCACCCACGCCCCCGAGCTGGTCGCCCAGACCATGCAGGACAGCGATCAGACCCCGATCCCGGTGCTGCGCGACGACAGCCTGGCCACCGAACTGCAGCCCGACGGACGGCTCGACAAGCTGGTCACCCTCGGCTCGGCCATCCCCTCGCTGACCTGGGTGATCGATCCGGACCTGCTGGACGCGGTGTACGCGATGACCAAGCCGTACCGGGTGCAGCTGCCCGGGCAGGGCACGAAGACCGCCGCCAAGGACACCACCAGCGCCGGCACCGGCCAGGCGGCGGCCACCAAGTGGCTGGAGAAGCTGCGCCAGGCCGTCACCAAGAACGGCGACGAGGTGGTCGCGCTGCCCTACGGCGACCCGGACCTGGCCTCGATCGCGCACAACGGCGGCAACCTGGCCGGGCTGAGCACCGCGATCGGCAAGGCCCAGCAGGCCGGCCAGCTGACCGTCGAGGGCAGGCTCTCGGTGGACCCGCAGGACGACGTCGCCTGGCCCTACCAGGGCTACCTGGACCCGCAGACCGCCCAGGTCGCCCAGCAGCTCGGCGGCTCGCGGGTGATCGTGAACAGCGCGAGCGTGACCGACCCGCACAACCTGAACTACAGCGCCAACGCGGCCCGGCCACTGCCCAACGGGCAGACCGCGGTGGTCGCCGACAGCACCATCGCCGACGTGCTGCAGTCCTACAACCCGAGCACTCCCGGGGCGGACTCGGCAGCCGAGCAGCGGCTGCTCGCCGAGACCCTGGCGGTCACCCTGCAGCAGCCGTACACCCCGCGGACCCTGGTGGTGATGCCGCCGCGCAACCTGTCCGCCGCCGCCGCGCAGGTGCTCCAGCAGTCGCTGCTGACCGCCAGGACCGGCCAGTGGATCAACCCGGTGAGCCTCGACACGGTGACCAGCACCCCGGCGGACCCGAACACCGACGGCACCGCCATCGCCCCCGCCGACAGCTATCCGAGCGCGGCGCGCCGGGGCGAGCTGCCGACCGCCGCTCTCGCCCAGGTCGACCGGACCCAGCAGGACATGGACCAGCTGCTGCCGATCCTCACCATCCCGACCCGGGTCAGCGGGCCGTTCGGCGCCGCGATGCTCCGCTCCGTCTCCACCGCCTGGCGCGGCGCCGAGCCGACCGGGGGCACCTACCGCAACGACGTCGAGGGGTACCTGTCGGATCTGCAGAAGGCCGTCGGCATCCCGAACAAGACGAAGATCACGCTTGCGGGTGATTCCGGCGTGATCCAGGTCAGCGTGCACAACGACCTCCAGCAGGCGGTCACCAACCTGCAGTTGCGGCTCACCTCCAGCCAGCCCCACCGGGTGAACGTCAGCAAGCCGCAGGACATCGTGCTGAACGCGGCCCAGAGCGCCTCGTCCAAGTTCTTCGCCCAGGCCCAGGGCAACGGCCCGGTGCAGATGACCGCCCAGCTCTATTCGACCGGTCCCAACCCGCAGCCGTACGGGCCCGAGGTGAAGTTCACCGTCGAGGTCAGCCAGGTGCCCAGCGGGGTCTGGTGGGTGGTCGGGGCCGGCGCCGCGCTGGTGCTGCTGGCCGGGCTGCGGTTCTACCTGCAGCGCCGCAAGCGCCGCGGCGAACAGGACGAGGACCCGGACGCCCCGCTGACCGACCCCGACGCGCCGGACGGCGGCGCGAACGACGGCTCGGAGGACGGCTCGGACGGTCTCCCGGGCAGCAGCGTGGACGGCATCGCGGGCGGCCTGCCGGGCGGAGGTCCCGGCACGACGGTGAATCCGTACGAAACGGACAGCTGGACCACCGCCCCGGACACCACGGCGCACCCCTAG
- a CDS encoding CCA tRNA nucleotidyltransferase — MSEAQTLGLQELLRVSPVADEIARRFHEAGFRLALVGGSVRDALLGRLGNDLDFTTDARPQQVLKLVRGWADAVWDVGIAFGTVGARKDTPDGSFLIEITTYRSEAYDRTSRKPEVTYGDTIEQDLVRRDFTVNAMAVDLPGRGFVDPHHGLDDLEARVLRTPATPEESFSDDPLRMMRAARFAAQLDFTPAPEVVAAMTAMAERITIVSAERVQAELNKLLLARHPVQGLRLLVETGLAAHVLPELPDLQLQEDEHHRHKDVYEHSLTVLEQAIALEQDGPDLTLRLAALLHDIGKPRTRRFESDGRVSFHHHEMVGAKLTRKRMRELKYSKELIDDVSRLVELHLRFHGYGGGEWTDSAVRRYVTDAGPLLERLHKLTRSDCTTRNRKKAATLSRTYDGLEERIAQLKEREELDAIRPGLDGNQIMELLELKPGPLVGKAYQHMLELRLEHGPMEHEAAVAALRQWWAAQGA; from the coding sequence CTGAGCGAGGCCCAGACGCTGGGCCTGCAGGAGCTGCTGCGGGTCTCCCCGGTCGCGGACGAGATCGCCCGGCGGTTCCACGAGGCCGGCTTCCGGCTGGCCCTGGTCGGCGGCTCGGTGCGGGACGCGTTGCTCGGCCGGCTCGGCAACGACCTGGACTTCACCACCGATGCCAGGCCCCAGCAGGTGCTCAAGTTGGTCCGCGGCTGGGCCGACGCGGTCTGGGACGTCGGGATCGCCTTCGGCACGGTCGGGGCCCGCAAGGACACGCCGGACGGCAGCTTCCTGATCGAGATCACCACCTACCGCAGTGAGGCCTACGACCGCACCTCCCGCAAGCCGGAGGTGACCTACGGCGACACCATCGAGCAGGACCTGGTGCGGCGCGACTTCACGGTGAACGCGATGGCCGTGGACCTGCCCGGGCGCGGCTTCGTCGACCCGCACCACGGGCTGGACGATCTGGAGGCCCGGGTGCTGCGCACGCCCGCGACGCCCGAGGAGTCCTTCTCCGACGACCCGCTGCGGATGATGCGGGCCGCCCGCTTCGCCGCCCAGCTCGACTTCACGCCCGCGCCCGAGGTGGTCGCGGCGATGACCGCGATGGCCGAGCGGATCACCATCGTCTCCGCCGAACGGGTCCAGGCGGAGCTGAACAAGCTGCTGCTCGCCCGGCACCCGGTGCAGGGCCTGCGGCTGCTGGTGGAGACCGGCCTGGCCGCCCACGTGCTGCCCGAACTGCCGGACCTCCAGCTGCAGGAGGACGAGCACCACCGGCACAAGGACGTCTACGAGCACTCGCTCACCGTGCTGGAGCAGGCCATCGCGCTGGAGCAGGACGGCCCCGACCTGACCCTGCGGCTGGCCGCGCTGCTGCACGACATCGGCAAGCCGCGCACCCGCCGCTTCGAGTCGGACGGCCGGGTCTCCTTCCACCACCACGAGATGGTCGGCGCGAAGCTGACCCGCAAGCGGATGCGTGAGCTGAAGTACTCCAAGGAGCTGATCGACGACGTATCGCGCCTGGTCGAGCTGCACCTGCGCTTCCACGGGTACGGCGGCGGCGAGTGGACCGACTCCGCCGTGCGCCGCTACGTCACCGACGCCGGCCCGCTGCTGGAGCGGCTGCACAAGCTGACCCGCTCCGACTGCACCACCCGCAACAGGAAGAAGGCGGCCACCCTCTCGCGCACCTACGACGGCCTGGAGGAGCGGATCGCCCAGCTGAAGGAGCGCGAGGAGCTGGACGCCATCCGCCCTGGGCTGGACGGTAACCAGATCATGGAGCTGCTCGAACTGAAGCCGGGTCCGCTGGTGGGCAAGGCCTACCAGCACATGCTGGAACTGCGCCTGGAGCACGGGCCGATGGAGCACGAGGCGGCCGTGGCGGCGCTGCGGCAGTGGTGGGCGGCGCAGGGCGCCTGA
- a CDS encoding PadR family transcriptional regulator: protein MSRRSGVLEFAVLGLLHDAPMHGYELRKRLNVLLGSFRAFSYGTLYPCLKSLVAQGFLVEDNPDTAYVPATALNGKRSKIVYRLSPEGKERFEELLADSGPDAWEDEHFGVHFAFFGQTDRAVRMRVLEGRRSRLEERLERMRSSIARTRERFDDYTLELQRHGLESVEREVRWLNELIETERANRTGRTAAPPGRAATPQSSDGRGDGSGSLDPLRPPHDRPGRSD from the coding sequence GTGAGCAGGCGCTCAGGAGTGCTGGAGTTCGCCGTTCTCGGCCTGCTGCACGACGCTCCGATGCACGGCTACGAGCTGCGCAAACGCCTCAACGTGCTGCTCGGTTCGTTCCGCGCCTTCTCCTATGGCACGCTCTACCCCTGCCTGAAGAGCCTGGTCGCCCAGGGCTTCCTGGTCGAGGACAACCCGGACACCGCGTACGTCCCGGCCACCGCGCTCAACGGCAAGCGGTCGAAGATCGTCTACCGGCTCTCGCCGGAGGGCAAGGAGCGCTTCGAGGAGCTGCTGGCCGACTCCGGTCCGGATGCCTGGGAGGACGAGCACTTCGGCGTGCACTTCGCCTTCTTCGGCCAGACCGACCGGGCGGTGCGGATGCGCGTCCTGGAGGGGCGGCGCAGCCGGCTGGAGGAGCGGCTGGAGCGGATGCGGAGCTCGATCGCCCGCACCCGTGAGCGGTTCGACGACTACACGCTCGAACTGCAGCGGCACGGCTTGGAGTCGGTGGAGCGCGAGGTCCGCTGGCTGAACGAGCTGATCGAGACCGAGCGGGCCAACCGGACCGGGCGCACCGCCGCCCCGCCGGGCCGGGCCGCGACACCACAGTCTTCGGACGGCCGTGGCGACGGGAGCGGATCCCTGGATCCGCTCCGGCCACCGCACGACCGCCCGGGGCGCTCCGACTAG
- a CDS encoding MFS transporter, with protein sequence MTRRPAPAAGSTQSVGRATLRGLLRTRDFRRLLAARLLSQLSDGVFQVSLASYVIFSPERQASPADIASMLAVLLLPFSVIGPFAGVLLDRWRRRQVLYLGNLARFGLGLVTAALLLGQVPEWLFFACALLVTALNRFILAGLSAALPRVVAPDQLVTANALSPTAGTVAAACGGGIGFLFHQVMAPGPRADAALVTVAAALYLAAALAAHRMDPELLGPEHHQDRPDLRAALGQAGHALAEGIRHLVKESRPAVHALAAVTAARFCYGVLIVTVLMLSRYTFNDPADSQAGLATLGTALGFSAVGFFLAAVVSPWFTRRLGLTGWMVACLGSAAVFVPGLGLFFATGPVMAAALLLGVVTQGTKICADTIVQNAVEDDYRGRVFALYDVLFNVAFVAAAGVTALVLPLDGRSAGVVLGVAALYALSAVLYARRPG encoded by the coding sequence ATCACCAGAAGGCCGGCCCCGGCGGCCGGCAGTACCCAGTCCGTCGGCCGCGCCACGCTCCGCGGGCTGCTGCGCACCCGTGACTTCCGGCGCCTGCTGGCCGCCAGGCTGCTCTCCCAGCTCTCCGACGGGGTCTTCCAGGTCTCGCTGGCCTCCTACGTGATCTTCTCCCCCGAGCGCCAGGCCTCCCCCGCCGACATCGCCTCGATGCTGGCGGTGCTGCTGCTGCCGTTCTCGGTGATCGGCCCCTTCGCCGGCGTGCTGCTCGACCGCTGGCGCCGCCGCCAGGTGCTCTACCTCGGCAACCTGGCCCGTTTCGGGCTGGGCCTGGTGACCGCCGCACTGCTGCTCGGCCAGGTGCCCGAGTGGCTCTTCTTCGCCTGCGCGCTGCTCGTCACCGCGCTCAACCGGTTCATCCTGGCCGGCCTGTCCGCCGCGCTGCCCCGGGTGGTCGCGCCCGACCAACTGGTGACGGCCAACGCGCTCTCCCCCACCGCGGGCACCGTGGCGGCCGCCTGCGGTGGCGGCATCGGGTTCCTCTTCCACCAGGTCATGGCACCGGGGCCGCGAGCGGACGCCGCGCTGGTCACCGTCGCCGCCGCGCTCTACCTGGCGGCCGCGCTCGCCGCCCACCGGATGGACCCGGAGCTGCTGGGGCCCGAGCACCACCAGGACCGCCCGGACCTGCGGGCGGCGCTCGGCCAGGCCGGGCACGCGCTGGCCGAGGGGATCCGCCACCTGGTCAAGGAGAGCCGACCCGCCGTGCACGCGCTGGCCGCGGTGACCGCAGCGCGGTTCTGCTACGGCGTCCTGATCGTCACGGTGCTGATGCTCTCCCGCTACACCTTCAACGACCCCGCCGACAGCCAGGCCGGGCTGGCCACCCTGGGGACCGCACTCGGCTTCTCGGCGGTCGGCTTCTTCCTGGCCGCGGTGGTCAGCCCGTGGTTCACCAGGCGGCTCGGGCTCACCGGCTGGATGGTCGCCTGCCTCGGCTCGGCCGCCGTCTTCGTCCCCGGGCTCGGCCTCTTCTTCGCCACCGGGCCGGTGATGGCCGCCGCCCTGCTGCTGGGGGTGGTGACCCAGGGCACCAAGATCTGTGCCGACACGATCGTGCAGAACGCCGTCGAGGACGACTACCGGGGCCGGGTCTTCGCCCTCTACGACGTGCTCTTCAATGTCGCCTTCGTGGCGGCGGCAGGGGTCACCGCGCTGGTGCTGCCGCTGGACGGGCGCTCGGCGGGCGTGGTGCTCGGGGTCGCCGCGCTGTACGCGCTCAGCGCCGTGCTCTACGCCCGCCGACCGGGCTGA